cccagcagggttTTGATGTGTGCTGAGAAGGAGCtcccacagcctgctccagccctccaAGGAAAGTTTTCCTTCATCTTTTCCctcatattttccttcttttcctcatattcaggtggAGCTTCCCATCTTtcagtccctgccctgtcacCGGGCACACTGATCAGAGTCTGTCCCCATCCTGTTCACAATCACCCTTGGGAcatttgaagccattccctgtgtcctgtccctccatcccctgtccccagtccctctgcagctctcctggatccccttcaggccctggaatgttctggaagctctccctggagctttcctTTCTCCAAGTGAACCCTCCCAGAGCAGTTAATCTAGCCTTGTTAATTTAAGAACAAACCCCCTCCCCAGAAAAATATCTTAAACTCGAGTTTGCCCCCCAGCCTTGCCCTGTAGGGTCAGATTTGAGCGCTGGAGGTGTCTGAGCTTTTTGGGATTTGCCAAACCTGATGTGTGGTTGCCATTTGCAGGAGGTCAAAGTGAACTGGGCCACCACCCCCAGCAGCCAGAAGAAAGACACCAGCAGTAAGTGTCACCTGAGCCAGGTGTGAGACAGAAAcgcagcacacagagctctgtggggatggTTTGCGTTGGAATCCTAATTGTTGATTGTGTTTGTGTTAATTAAACTTCAGGGCAAATCTGATCTTTGCCATCACACAGCGTTCACAAGGTAATTGTAATTTCTTAAACATCAAATTGTGGATCTCCAGGGTGTTCCTGAAGctgagtttgggattttttgtttgttttccattgAACTTTTGtggaaaaattcctttaaattcTCTTCCATTTCCCTGTAGCGTCAGGAAGGGATTTGGTGCTAATCTGTGGGCAGTTGGGAATTAAAACCCAAAATGTCTCATTCTGGAGTTCTGAGGCACATTGAGCATCTCCCTCAAGGAGCATCCAGAAGGTTCCATCACTCCCAGCAGTTTCTGTCGGGAAATTATTGGAATTTCAGGCTGGTGTGGCTAAACCCCACCAGTGCCTGATTTTtaataatgaatttttaatgacAGCTGAGTTTTAATAAAGAGTTTTTTTAAGAAGAGTGTTTTTCCCTCTGTTCTGCTCAGAGGGCGTCTTCAACCGCTGAACCTCCTTTCTGTTTTCCCCCAAAGACCATTTCCACGTCTTTGTGGGGGACCTGAGCCCTGAGATCACCACTGAGGACATCAAAGCAGCCTTTGCTCCCTTCGGAAGAATCTCGTGAGTGTTTTTGTGGGGCAGCTCAGGTTGGGGACAGCTTTGTGTcagtgtgtgacactgtggcactgcagggacagctctgctcacacagcGGAGCTTTTATCCCACCTGGTTTGCTCTCCCATCAAAATTTACAGCTGCCCAAAAATGGGGTAACAAATTGACCTGAGAATTAAAGAATTCACTTAACAGGCAACACATGCCTTTCAAttcctgcatttttatttttgttttctatcaTTTCTATGGAGCATTTGCAATGAGCAGGTGGAATATGATGGCaaataaatcagattttaaaGGTTCCCTTTGTGCTTTAGGGACGCACGGGTGGTCAAGGACATGGCCACGGGCAAGTCCAAGGGCTACGGCTTCGTCTCCTTCTTCAACAAATGGGTGAGAgatctttgtttctttcctcaAAAATGGTGAAAACCCTTATTTCCCTCTTCAGTAAATGGGTAAAATCCCTTCATTTCCCTGTTCAACAAATGGGTGAGAGATCTTTGGGTCCTTCCTCAAAAATGGGTAAAAACTCAGGAGGGCACTGGGGTCACTCCCCTGGCCCTGTTCCATGGgaaggggttggggacactgcagggtcACTCAGGAGGGCACTGGGGTCACTCCCCTGGCCCTGTCCCACGGgaaggggttggggacactgcagggtcACTCAGGAGGGCACTGGGGTCACTCCCCtggccctgtcccacagcaggggttggggacactgcaggatcACTCAGGAGGGCACTGGGGTCACTCCCCTGGCCCTGTCCCACGGgaaggggttggggacactgcaggatcACTCAGGAGGGCACTGGGGTCACCCCCAtggccctgtcccacagcaggggtgccagcagtggggtcagtggggtttgtctgtccctctgtcccccgcAGGACGCTGAGAACGCCATCCAGCAGATGGGGGGCCAGTGGCTCGGGGGCCGGCAGATCAGGACCAACTGGGCCACCAGGAAACCTCCAGCTCCCAAGAGCACCTATGAGGGTGggtgcccaccctgtgccctggcagctcctggcatgGGGGATCCCTGAGGTTCTGGGGTGGGAAGGACCTCAgagcccatcccaccccatgacagggacaccttccactgtcccagggtgctccaagccctgcccagcctggccttgcacacCAGCAGGGATCCAGGacagccactgctgctctgggaattccatcccaaaatcccatttaaatctCCCTTTGCCCAGTTTGaaccattccctgtgtcctgtccctccaccCCTTGTCCCCGAGCTCTCCTGGGGCCCCTTCAGGCCCCGGAATggctctgagctgtccctgtAGAGATTTGCAGGTCATTCCCAACGATCCTGTTCAGTCAGGACTGGAATTGCCCCCCagttcccatccctgccctttgCAAACCCCACCCCCAATCTCTCTGCAAACCCCAAGCCCGTGTTTTGCAGCGAGCACCAAGCAGTTGTGCTATGACGAGGTGGTCACTCAGTCCAGCCCCAGCAACTGCACCGTGTACTGCGGGGGCGTCACCTCGGGCCTCTCAGGTACGTGTGGCCCCGCCCACCGCGCCAGCCCCGCCCACGCTGCCGGCTGTGCCTCACCTgctgcctgtctgtctgtctgtctgtccgtccgtccttcctgctccagagcagctgatGCGCCAGACCTTCTCCCCCTTCGGGCAGATCATGGAGATCCGCGTGTTCCCCGACAAAGGCTACTCCTTCGTCAggtgggggaaaatgggggctCCCAGGGGGGAGTGGGATTGGAGTCCCAGTAAATATCTCAGTAAATATTCCTAATAAATATCCCTATAAATATTCCCAATAAATATCTCAGTAAATATTCCTAATAAATATCCCTATAAATATTCCCAATAAATATCACCAGTAAATATTCCCAATAAATATCCCAATAAATTTTCCCAGTAAATATTTCCAGTAAATATTTCTAATAAATATCCCAATAAATATTTCCAGTGAATATACCAATAAATattccaaataaatatttaaaataaatatctcaAGAAAATATTCGCAGTAAATATTAACAATAAATATTTCCCATATATATCCCCCATAAATATCCCAATAAATATGTCAGTAAATATTCCCAATAAATATCTCAAGAAAATATTCCCAATAAATATTTCCAATAAATATCCCAGTAAATATTCCCAATAAATATCTCAGTAAATATTTCCAATAAATATCCCAATTAATATTGCCAATAAATATTACCAGTAAATATTTCCAATAAATATCCCAATAAATATTCCTAATCAATATCCCAATCAATACCCCAATCAATATTCTCAATCAGTATCCCAGTCAATATCCCTTCAATATCCCAATCAGTATCCCAATAAATATCCCTTCAATATCCCAATCAGTATCCCAATGAATATCCCTTCAATATCCCAATCAGTATCCCAATCAATACCCCAATCAGTCAATACCCCAATCAATCAGTTGATcgatcaatcaatcaatcaaccaaccaatcaaTCCCCCATCCCCAGGTTCAGTTCCCATGAGAGCGCCGCCCACGCCATCGTCTCCGTCAACGGCACCACCATCGAGGGCCACGTGGTCAAATGCTACTGGGGCAAGGAGAGCCCGGACAtggccagccctgtgcagcaggtGCTAATTAACCTCTGCTGATtggctgggaatggagggaggTGCTAATTAACCTCTGCTGAttggctgggaagggagggaggtgCTAATTAACCTCTGCTGATTGGCTGGAAATGGAGGGAGGTGCTAATTAACCTCTGCTGAttggctgggaagggagggaggtgCTAATTAACCTCTGCTGATtggctgggaatggagggagggaggtgctAATTAACCTCTGCTGATtggctgggaatggagggagggaggtgctAATTAACCTCTGCTGATtggctgggaatggagggagggaggtgctAATTAACCTCTGCTGATtggctgggaatggagggaggTGCTAATTAACCTCTGCTGATtggctgggaatggagggaggTGCTAATTAACCTCTGCTGATtggctgggaatggagggaggTGCTAATTAGCCTCTGCTAATtggctgggaatggagggaggTGCTAATTAACCTCTGCTGATtggctgggaagggatggatggatggatggatgatggatggatgatggttggatggatgatggatggatggatggatggatggatggatggatggatggatggatggatggatggatgatggatggatggatgatggatggatgatggatggatggatggatggatggatgatggatggatgatggatggatggatggatggatggatggatgatggatggatgatggatggatggatggaggatggatggatggatggaggatggatggatgatggatggatgatggatggatggatggatggatggatggatggatggatgatggatggatggatggatggatggatggatgatggatggatggatgatggatggatggatggatgatggatggatggatgatggatggatggatgatggatggatgatggatggatggatggatgatggatggatgatggatggatggatgatggatggatggatgatggatggatggatgatggatggatggatggatggatggatggatgatggatggatggatgatggatggatgatggatggatgatggatggatggatggatgatggatggatggatggatgatggatggatgatggatggagggatggatggatggaaggatgatggatggatgcatggatggatggatggatggatgatggatggatggatgatggatggatggatggatggatggatggatggatggatgatggatggatgatggatggatggatgatggatggatggatggatgatggatggatggatgatggatggatgatggatggatggatgatggatggatgatggatggatgatggatggatggatgatggatggatggatggatggatgatggatggatggatgatggatggatggatgatggatggatggatggatgatggatggatggatgatggatggatgatggatggatggatgatggatggatggatgatggatggatgatggatggatggatggatgatggatggatgatggatggatgatggatggatggatgatggatggatggatgatggatgatggatggatggatggatggatggatggatggatgatggatgatggatggatggatggatgatggatgatggatggatggatggatggatggatggatggatggatggatggatggatgatggatccATGGCTGGCTGATGATGGAtccatggctggctgctggaTGCCCGGTGCGTGCCCGTCGCTGACGGTGCCCGTGTGCCGCAGGGCCAGCTGAGCTACCCGCCGGCCTACGGGCAGTGGGGGCAGTGGTACGGCggtgcccagctgggccagTACGTGCCCAACGGATGGCAGGTGCCCACCTACGGCGTGTACGGCCAGgcctggagccagcagggcttTGGGTGAGTCCTGGCAC
The Ammospiza caudacuta isolate bAmmCau1 chromosome 26, bAmmCau1.pri, whole genome shotgun sequence genome window above contains:
- the TIA1 gene encoding cytotoxic granule associated RNA binding protein TIA1 isoform X2; amino-acid sequence: MEDEMPKTLYVGNLSRDVTEALILQLFSQIGPCKNCKMIMDTAGNDPYCFVEFYEHRHAAAALAAMNGRKIMGKEVKVNWATTPSSQKKDTSNHFHVFVGDLSPEITTEDIKAAFAPFGRISDARVVKDMATGKSKGYGFVSFFNKWDAENAIQQMGGQWLGGRQIRTNWATRKPPAPKSTYEASTKQLCYDEVVTQSSPSNCTVYCGGVTSGLSEQLMRQTFSPFGQIMEIRVFPDKGYSFVRFSSHESAAHAIVSVNGTTIEGHVVKCYWGKESPDMASPVQQGQLSYPPAYGQWGQWYGGAQLGQYVPNGWQVPTYGVYGQAWSQQGFGQSQSSPPWMPPGFGVQGQNGAVVPPQPGFRVGFETP
- the TIA1 gene encoding cytotoxic granule associated RNA binding protein TIA1 isoform X1, whose protein sequence is MEDEMPKTLYVGNLSRDVTEALILQLFSQIGPCKNCKMIMDTAGNDPYCFVEFYEHRHAAAALAAMNGRKIMGGQSELGHHPQQPEERHQQANLIFAITQRSQDHFHVFVGDLSPEITTEDIKAAFAPFGRISDARVVKDMATGKSKGYGFVSFFNKWDAENAIQQMGGQWLGGRQIRTNWATRKPPAPKSTYEASTKQLCYDEVVTQSSPSNCTVYCGGVTSGLSEQLMRQTFSPFGQIMEIRVFPDKGYSFVRFSSHESAAHAIVSVNGTTIEGHVVKCYWGKESPDMASPVQQGQLSYPPAYGQWGQWYGGAQLGQYVPNGWQVPTYGVYGQAWSQQGFGQSQSSPPWMPPGFGVQGQNGAVVPPQPGFRVGFETP